Genomic window (Acidimicrobiales bacterium):
CGTCGCCGGGCCGGCCGTGCCCGTCCCGGCGCCGGTCTCCGGGCCGGACGTGCGCCGCGACCGTGCGCCCGTGCCCGCCGCCGTGGCCGGGCCGGTCCCGGCCGCCGTCGCCGGGCCAGCCGTCCCCGGCGTCTCCGCCCCCGCCCCCGCCCCCGCCCCCGTCCCTGTGCCGGTCGCCGGGCCGGCCGTGCCCCGAGACGCTGCGCCGCTGTCCGCCGCCGTGCCGGTCCCGGTCCCGATCGCCGGGCCAGCCGTGCCCGGCCAGGGCGGCACCGCCCCGGACCCGGCCGGCGAGCGCGAGCTCACCAGGACCTGACCGTGCCGCCGCTCAACCCGACCGAGCCGTCGGCGTCGTCGTCGCCGGTCGCCCGCCCCCCGATCCACCCCGGCCCCGAGCCCGGAGAGCCCCGCCGGGAGATGGTGCCGGGGCGGGCCGTGCTCCCCCCGCCCCTCCGCCGCCGGGTCGCCTGGTTCGACGCCACCGTCGACCGGGCCTTCGACCGCCACCTCCGGGGCCGCCCCGCGATCGACCGGGTCTTCTACACCGCGTCCGAGCTCGGCGACTTCAGCGTCCTCTGGCACATGATCGGCTGCGCCAGGGGCCTGCGGTCCGACCGCGACTTCGTCGCCGCCCTCCGCCTCTCGGGGACGCTCGGCATCGAGTCGGTCCTCGTCAACATGGGGGTGAAGTCGCTGTTCAACCGGTCCCGCCCGGTGTGGGAGCAGTCCCGCCCCCACCGGCTGCGCCGGCCGAGGTCGAGCAGCTTCCCGAGCGGGCATGCCAGCTCGGCCGTCGCCGCCGCCGGCCTGCTGGCCGAGGGCAGCCGGGCCTGGCCCCTCTGGTACCTGCTGGCCGCCGTCGTCGCCGCCAGCCGCGTGCACGTGAAGATCCACCACCCGTCCGACGTCGTCGGCGGCGCGCTGATCGGCGTGGTCGTGGGCCGGGTCGCCCGTCGCGCCTGGCGGTTGCCGGAATCCCGGCCGTCGCCGACCGGTTGATCCCGGACATGCCGACCCGCCAGTTCGCCATCACCTGGGACTACCGGTGCCCGTTCGCCCGGAACGCGTCCGAGCACGTGCTCGACGCCCTCGGGGCAGGGGCCGACTGGGAGGTGCGCTGGGTGCCGTTCTCGCTCGGCCAGGTCCACGTGGCCGAGGGTGAGCCGGACGTCTGGGACGACCCGGACAAGGACAGCGGCCTGCTCGCCCTACGGGCCGGGGTCGTCGTCCGCGACCGCCACCCCGAGCGCTTCCTCGACGCCCACC
Coding sequences:
- a CDS encoding phosphatase PAP2 family protein, encoding MPPLNPTEPSASSSPVARPPIHPGPEPGEPRREMVPGRAVLPPPLRRRVAWFDATVDRAFDRHLRGRPAIDRVFYTASELGDFSVLWHMIGCARGLRSDRDFVAALRLSGTLGIESVLVNMGVKSLFNRSRPVWEQSRPHRLRRPRSSSFPSGHASSAVAAAGLLAEGSRAWPLWYLLAAVVAASRVHVKIHHPSDVVGGALIGVVVGRVARRAWRLPESRPSPTG